TGAAATCTTTAGCAGGATCATCAGTGCTCACAGGTGTACTAGGCATTACTGAACCAGCCATTTATGGTGTTACACTTAAATTAAAGCGACCATTTATCTTTGCAACGATTGCCGGTGGTATCGGCGGTGCCATTGCTGGTGGGGGTGGTGCACATGCGAATGCTTTTACCTTACCTAGTTTATTAGCCTTACCCACGTATTTGGGTAAGGGATTTACCAGTGTGATTATTGGTTTGGTTGTCGCCTTCATTTTGTCAGCAGTTACTACTTATCTATTCGGTGTACCTAGCCAACCAAAAGACAGTAAAGCAGACGCTAAAAAAACCGAAGAAATTCAAGATGACCTAGTCATTGCACCTGTGTCTGGCACCATTATCCCACTAGAATCAGTAAAGGACGAAGTTTTTGCCAGTGGCGCAATGGGTAAAGGTATTGCTATCGTACCTGATGATGATCAAATTGTTTCACCAATAGTAGGTACAGTAGCTGCCGTTTATCCAAGTAAACATGCAATTGGTTTAATCTCCAATGGTGGCGTAGAAGTACTAATTCATGTAGGAATTGACACTGTACAATTGAATGGAAAGCATTTCAATCAATTAGTCGAACAAGGACAAAAGGTCTCAGTTGGTACGCCATTAATAACCTTTGATCGGCAGGCTATTCAGGCAGCTGGATATGATCCAACGGTGATGGTTATTATCACAAATACAGCAGATTACGAAATCACTGAGACACAAGATACGGTAGCTAACCAAAATTGGTTACTACAACTGAAAGCATTATAAAAAGGAGAATAAAATGTACAGTAAAGAATCAATCACAGGCTTTCCAAAGGACTTTTTATGGGGTGGCGCAACTGCTGCTAATCAAATTGAAGGGGCATGGCAAGTTGATGGGAAAGGTTTAACAACAGCTGAAGTCGTACGTAAAGCTGAAGACCGACGTCACGGTTCAATGGGAGATGTTAACGCAGATACCTTACAAGAAGCTATCGCCGATCATTCGGATGTACATTATCCAAAACGTCGTGGAGTAGATTTTTATCATCACTACAAAGAAGATATTGCACTATTTGCAGAGATGGGTTTTAAAGTATTTCGACTTTCAATCGCTTGGTCACGTATTTTTCCAACTGGTTTAGAAGAAAATCCAAATGAAGCTGGGTTAGCTTTTTATGACCGAGTATTTGATGAACTAGATAAATACCATATTGAACCACTCGTGACTCTTTCACATTATGAGATGCCAATTGAACTAACGAAGCGCTACAACGGTTGGTTGGATCGTGAGGTCATCAAGGCATTCAATCACTATACAGAAACTGTTTTTAAAAGATACAAGGACCGAGTTAAGTACTGGTTGACATTCAATGAAATTAATACTAGTGCTTGGGGATTTCATGAAACTGGCGCTATGGATGGTGATTTAAGTACGCAAGAACAGTTGCAAGTGCGCTATCAGGCAGTTCATCACCAATTTGTAGCTAGCGCTATTGCGACAAAGCAATTGAAGGAAATTGCGCCCAACGCCAAAATTGGTTCAATGTTGGCTCGCATGCAAACGTATCCAGCAACAGCAAACCCGGTTGATGTGCAAGCAGCACAAGTTGAAGATCAGAAAAATTTGTTTTATACGGATGTCCAAGCACGTGGCGAATATCCAGAGTACATGAATCGATATTTCAATGAAAATGGCATCGTTATTAATATGTCTACTGATGATGAAAAGCTTTTGAAACAGTATCCGGTTGATTTTATTAGTTTCAGTTATTATATGACCAACGTGACAGGGGTAGATGGCGTTGAAGATGGGATTGGTAATATGAGTTTGGGTGGTCGTAATCCCTATTTGAAGGAATCAGAATGGGGATGGCAAATCGACCCGATCGGCTTGCGAGTTTCTCTGAATGTCCTGTGGGATCGTTACCGTAAACCATTATTTATTGTTGAAAATGGCTTAGGGGCAGTGGACGAATTAACAGCAGATTACAAAGTACACGATGATTATCGTATTGACTATCTTCGTTTACATATTGAACAAATGAAAGAGGCTGTGATTGATGGTGTTGACTTAATGGGTTACACAATGTGGGCACCACTAGATATTATTAGTTTTAGCACTTCTGAGATGAGTAAGCGTTATGGTTTAATTTACGTAGATCAAGATGACGCAGGGAATGGCACATTAAAGCGTTATAAAAAGGATTCGTTCTTCTGGTATCAAAAAGTTATTGAAAGTAACGGTAAAATATTAGAATAATAGCAAAAAAGCGACACACTGATAAACAGTATCGCTTTTTTAATTGATGTAGAAATAGTAGTCGTTTTTTTACATTAGTAGTATAAGGATAGCAGATAAGTAACAAATGTTTAATAATTTACTCGGAACTTGTTTTATGTTAATATACTTATAATTAATAAGTATATTACTTTAATAAAAAGAGGTGTATTCATGAGTAAAGTTATAAGTTTGGTTGGGCAACAGTTAGATGCGCTACTAGAAAATGAGACTAATATTGTTTCCAACCTAGCAAATACTGCCGCCTTATTGTTTCAGAACTATGAGAATCTAAATTGGGCAGGTTTTTATATCTACAACGATGATGCTAAAGAGTTGGATTTAGGACCATTTCAGGGTAAAGTGGCATGTATGCATATCAAGCCTGGATCAGGCGTAGTAGGAACAGCTTTTGCTAACAAAGAAAGTATTGTTGTACCGAACGTACATGAGTTTGCTGGCCACATTGCTTGTGATGCTGATAGTAATTCAGAATTAGTTGTACCAATATTTAAAAATGGACAAATTTATGGAATAATTGACATTGATTCACCAATACTGAACCGATTTGGTGAGAACGAAAAAAATGAAGTAGAAGAGCTTGCTGAAATCTTAGCAAATCATATTTAATGCCCATACTATAAATTAAAAGCAACTGAGTTGAACAGTTGCCTTTTTATTTTGATAGAAATCCGTATCAGTATCTACCTATTTTTGAGAACATTTAGTACGTGGCATTTTTGGTAAATAAACAATAATAGTAGACCACCTAGCGACCCAACTAATGCCAGGAAAAGACCTGAGCTAACTCTAGTATCCGGAACAAAATGATTTGATAATAGGCTCAATCCGGTAAACAGTATTAATAACATAAATGAGCTAACGTAGATGGCATTTAATATTTTCTTATTTAACAAGTCAAGAAGTTCAAATCGATGATTAATATAACTGCCCATAATAATTGTGACAATAACCAGGGAAATCAACGTTGATAATAAAGCGCCCAGAGAGCTTGTTAAATAGATCATAATAGGCTGGCATAGGATTTTAATAGCCATGCCCCAGCCAATTGCCCTAAGTGCTATGCCAGTTTTACTGAGTCCTTGTAAAATCATGGCTAGGACAGATGTTAATCCCATGAATAGCGCAATAACCGCTGAAATTTGTACCATTGGTATATATAAGCTTTCCGCAGCATAATTTCCATAAAATAAAATGTAGACCGGTTTACTTAACGAGTAGAGTGCTGTACAAGCAGGTAAAGTAATGGCACAAAACAATACGTAAGCTTGACTAATATATTTTCTTAGTATTTCATGATTGTACCTGTTTTTTGAAATGAGAGGCAAAATAGTCGATGCAATTGAAACAGACAATGAAACCACAATCATAATCAGCTTATTGCTATTAAAATTGAACAAGCCAAAAATTGTTTCAATTTTGTTACTGGATAGCATAGGATTGAACTTTGACATCAGTACGTGAAAGCTGAATTGATCTATCCACTGATAGGCAACTAAGAAGCCGCCAATGATGACGAAAGGCAATGACTGAACGATAATATGCTTAAAATTGATGATTTCTGGTTCAGAATTTTCTTTAAAGGAATCAGCATTTAACGGCTGTTTTTTTGAAAGCGAGTTGGTACAGAAGAGTAAGTAAAGTGTTGCAGTCCAAGCACCAATTGATGCTGCAAATGTTGAATGTACAACCACAGTTACCCAACTGCCATGCTGTATATGTAAAATGACATATGCAGATCCTAACATATAGGCCACACGGACGACTTGCTCAATCACGTCAGACTTGGCAATTGCCGCCATTCTCAGCTCACCTTGCAGTCGACCTCTTAAAACAGATAAAAATGGAAAAACTAATACAGCCAAAGAAAGGGATCGTAGTACAGGAATCAGTTTTACGTCACTGGCAGAAAGGATAGGGGCTAAAGACCATAGTGCAACGCAACAAATAAATCCCGCGACCCAACTTAATCGCGTCGCGTTTTTCAAGAATTGATGCTTACTATTACCTTCAAGTCGTGCCGTAAATTTAGCAACAGCCGAAGGTAATCCAGCAGTCGATAACATTAAGAAAAATTGATATAAATTATAGCCTTTACCCATCAAGGTGTTAGCCTGTAGTGATAGTGCACCTAACATAATCGTCCAAGGAATGACATACAATGCGCCTAAGACTCGCGAAGTAATATTGCCAAAAGCGAGCCATGCGGTACCGTTGGTGAGTTGGTTTTGGGATAATTTTTTTAGTCTCATCTTATTATTGTAACACTGATAATTATTTCAATATATTAGTGTATCTAATTTTGAAAAAGGATTTCATAAATATAGTTACAAAGTAGTCATTCCTTTGACAAAATGAACTGGTAAGGTGACGTGATTGTGGGATGCTGTAGTATTTTTTTGATTCATTTGTGATAATAATTTTTCTACAGATGATTTGGCGATTTCGGCAGTAGGCTGTTTAATTGAAGATAAAAAAATTTGTTGTCGTGAATAAATACGAGCACCATCAAATCCTATTATTTGTACATCTTTGGGTACATTAATTCCCTTTTGGGTAAGCAAAAAGTAAAAATCACTCGCGAATTCGTCAGAATCAGAAAAAATACCGTCGTAGTTAAATGTTGTATTTATAGTATTTTCATTAATGAACGTAGCAAAGTCGTCCACAAAATTGGCAATGTCACGAGTTACAAATCTGTCTACAGTAATATTGTGTTCACGACAGTAGTCAAAAAATCCTTCTTCACGAATAGCTGATATATTTCTCACAGGTGCCTTTGAAATAAATAAAAGTCGTTTAGCACCAGAATTAACTAGAGTTTTGCCCGCTAGCTGTCCGCCAGAATAGTTATCTGAAACCACCAATGGGACTTGATCGGAAACTTTTTTCTCAATGGAAACGAGCGGTATATCTGTTGCAATTAAATTAGCTGCATCAGCATAGGACATCGTAATTAGTCCTGCAACTTTTTGTGTATTAGCCATCTGTATGTATTCGATTTCATCTTCTGAGCGGTTATTCGAGTTGCATAATATCATTTTATAGCCATTTTTTTGCAACTCTTGTTGCATGTAGTAGCTCAATTCCGAAAAGAACGGTGAGTTGACTGTCGGAATAATAAAAACAACGAAATTTGATTGACTAGTTTTTAAAGAACGAGCCATAGCATTTGGCACATAGTTCAGCTCCGCTATGGCTTGTGCTATTTTTTTCTGTGTATTCGGCTTGGTTTTTTTCCCATTAATGTAATTAGACACAGAACCTCTAGAAACACCAGCTAAGCTAGCTACATCGTTCATATTAACCAATTGCAAATACCTTCTTCAATATATTATGTAATAAAAAAGTGCCTAACTGGCACTTTTACAATTATTATGGTGTAAACCTTCCTGATAACATTTTATCAAATAATTCTGACATTTGTTGTTGTTTCATGTTTTCTATTTGCTTCACTTCTAAATGATTGAAGTCTTCTATCATGAAGTAGGCTTCTAAATAAAGTGTCAATTGATTTTTAATAAATCGTTGGTTTGTTATCTTTTCGGGACGATTTATGTTGTTTATCAGAGACATCGCAAATTCGTGTGGATCAATAGTAAAGTTTTTCTCCATGATCGTTATCCTTTCTGATTATTCAATGCTATCTTCCAAATTTTCTCTGGCATGTTTGGCATCAATATAACGTGTCATTTCTAATTCTTTTTCGGGAGTCAAACGATAGAAGAGTATTAGTATGAATGAAATGACTAAAGCAACTAAAGGCACCCAAACATAATTTGCTTCGATACTAAATAGTGCTGATGCAGACTGAGATTTATTTGGCGCATAGTGACCAAGTGATAAAAGCATACCCGTAATTGCGCCACCAATACCCATGCCAAACTTGGCGGTAAAACTTGAGGCAGAGGTTACAATTCCTTCAGCACGAACGCCGTTTTTCCACTCCCCATAATCAACTGAGTC
The Leuconostoc suionicum genome window above contains:
- a CDS encoding LacI family DNA-binding transcriptional regulator, which translates into the protein MNDVASLAGVSRGSVSNYINGKKTKPNTQKKIAQAIAELNYVPNAMARSLKTSQSNFVVFIIPTVNSPFFSELSYYMQQELQKNGYKMILCNSNNRSEDEIEYIQMANTQKVAGLITMSYADAANLIATDIPLVSIEKKVSDQVPLVVSDNYSGGQLAGKTLVNSGAKRLLFISKAPVRNISAIREEGFFDYCREHNITVDRFVTRDIANFVDDFATFINENTINTTFNYDGIFSDSDEFASDFYFLLTQKGINVPKDVQIIGFDGARIYSRQQIFLSSIKQPTAEIAKSSVEKLLSQMNQKNTTASHNHVTLPVHFVKGMTTL
- a CDS encoding glycoside hydrolase family 1 protein yields the protein MYSKESITGFPKDFLWGGATAANQIEGAWQVDGKGLTTAEVVRKAEDRRHGSMGDVNADTLQEAIADHSDVHYPKRRGVDFYHHYKEDIALFAEMGFKVFRLSIAWSRIFPTGLEENPNEAGLAFYDRVFDELDKYHIEPLVTLSHYEMPIELTKRYNGWLDREVIKAFNHYTETVFKRYKDRVKYWLTFNEINTSAWGFHETGAMDGDLSTQEQLQVRYQAVHHQFVASAIATKQLKEIAPNAKIGSMLARMQTYPATANPVDVQAAQVEDQKNLFYTDVQARGEYPEYMNRYFNENGIVINMSTDDEKLLKQYPVDFISFSYYMTNVTGVDGVEDGIGNMSLGGRNPYLKESEWGWQIDPIGLRVSLNVLWDRYRKPLFIVENGLGAVDELTADYKVHDDYRIDYLRLHIEQMKEAVIDGVDLMGYTMWAPLDIISFSTSEMSKRYGLIYVDQDDAGNGTLKRYKKDSFFWYQKVIESNGKILE
- a CDS encoding GAF domain-containing protein — protein: MSKVISLVGQQLDALLENETNIVSNLANTAALLFQNYENLNWAGFYIYNDDAKELDLGPFQGKVACMHIKPGSGVVGTAFANKESIVVPNVHEFAGHIACDADSNSELVVPIFKNGQIYGIIDIDSPILNRFGENEKNEVEELAEILANHI
- a CDS encoding polysaccharide biosynthesis protein, giving the protein MRLKKLSQNQLTNGTAWLAFGNITSRVLGALYVIPWTIMLGALSLQANTLMGKGYNLYQFFLMLSTAGLPSAVAKFTARLEGNSKHQFLKNATRLSWVAGFICCVALWSLAPILSASDVKLIPVLRSLSLAVLVFPFLSVLRGRLQGELRMAAIAKSDVIEQVVRVAYMLGSAYVILHIQHGSWVTVVVHSTFAASIGAWTATLYLLFCTNSLSKKQPLNADSFKENSEPEIINFKHIIVQSLPFVIIGGFLVAYQWIDQFSFHVLMSKFNPMLSSNKIETIFGLFNFNSNKLIMIVVSLSVSIASTILPLISKNRYNHEILRKYISQAYVLFCAITLPACTALYSLSKPVYILFYGNYAAESLYIPMVQISAVIALFMGLTSVLAMILQGLSKTGIALRAIGWGMAIKILCQPIMIYLTSSLGALLSTLISLVIVTIIMGSYINHRFELLDLLNKKILNAIYVSSFMLLILFTGLSLLSNHFVPDTRVSSGLFLALVGSLGGLLLLFIYQKCHVLNVLKNR